One Ignavibacteriota bacterium DNA segment encodes these proteins:
- a CDS encoding beta-lactamase family protein, translating into MEQEGRLSLNDPLARFFPGFVPRIAGTVTVRHLLTHSSGIVEHYDHVDRSQFTTFRDTDVLTAIQNVDTLNFTPGSRYRYSNAAFCLLSLIIEQVSGESYPDYLEKHVLLPAGMTRSKVIQPGFTIDERAYGYDCDHDTIMIADAKESLFFSTMGDGGLYTSMDDYLRWIAGIQGGLSLDPALTDRARSPQFAIDTTRGLSYGYGWFVAGSGLARVIYHTGSNGGFRTIVFTKPSEKYAVVIFSNRTGIELEDLMREINRIYGIDDGAFVKLESLIS; encoded by the coding sequence CTGGAACAGGAAGGACGTCTGTCACTCAATGATCCTCTCGCCCGGTTCTTTCCCGGTTTCGTGCCGCGCATCGCGGGCACGGTGACGGTGCGCCATCTGCTCACGCATTCTTCGGGCATCGTGGAGCACTATGATCACGTCGACCGGAGCCAGTTCACGACGTTCCGGGATACGGACGTTCTCACCGCGATCCAGAACGTGGACACGCTCAACTTCACTCCCGGATCGCGCTACCGGTACAGCAATGCCGCCTTCTGCCTTCTCTCGTTGATCATCGAACAGGTTTCCGGTGAATCCTACCCTGACTATCTCGAGAAGCACGTCCTGTTGCCGGCGGGCATGACGCGGAGCAAGGTGATCCAGCCCGGCTTCACGATCGATGAACGGGCGTACGGATATGATTGTGACCATGATACCATCATGATCGCGGATGCGAAGGAGAGTCTGTTCTTCTCAACGATGGGTGATGGCGGGCTTTATACATCGATGGACGACTATCTGCGGTGGATCGCCGGGATCCAGGGAGGGTTATCGTTGGATCCCGCCCTGACAGACAGGGCGCGTTCTCCCCAGTTCGCTATCGACACGACCAGGGGACTCTCCTATGGATACGGATGGTTCGTGGCCGGCTCAGGCCTTGCGCGGGTGATCTATCACACCGGCTCTAATGGTGGGTTCAGGACCATCGTGTTCACCAAGCCGTCGGAGAAATATGCCGTCGTCATCTTCTCCAACCGCACAGGGATCGAGCTCGAGGACCTTATGCGCGAGATCAACCGTATCTATGGGATCGATGACGGAGCATTTGTGAAGTTGGAGTCGTTGATCTCGTAA
- a CDS encoding serine hydrolase → MRSLLLSFIVFVPLAALAGDLEARTDSLLSSLYRPGLPGAVIGIVKNGTAVFTKGYGVANLNTKAPITSTTNFNICSMTKQFTAHAILQAGTGRTSVTQ, encoded by the coding sequence ATGCGCTCACTTCTCCTGAGCTTCATCGTCTTCGTACCTCTTGCCGCACTGGCCGGCGACCTGGAAGCGCGGACCGATTCCCTGTTGTCGTCCCTGTATCGCCCTGGCCTCCCCGGGGCAGTGATCGGCATCGTGAAGAATGGGACTGCCGTGTTCACGAAGGGATACGGCGTCGCGAACCTCAACACGAAGGCCCCGATCACCAGCACGACGAACTTCAACATCTGCTCGATGACGAAGCAGTTCACCGCGCACGCGATCCTGCAAGCTGGAACAGGAAGGACGTCTGTCACTCAATGA
- a CDS encoding PorV/PorQ family protein → MRRYALICVAAIMTAGMLHAQNPNLGTSGALFLKIPVGPRAAALGGAFTSSGDDASSLFWNPAGTVGVKGSALIASHEEWWAGTRLNHAAFVQSFGEIGSFGLSFTTMSMDKLSVTTEEDPEGSSGLTFDAQDLMLGITYARDLTEDFSVGITAKYIHQRIWNESASGLAIDIGTLYHIGFRDLKLGMSVTNFGGDLTFEGRDLLVDYDARSTTATERLLPAQIQAEGYPLPLQFQVGLSVSPYISDEFSVLVAADVVHPNDNDELVCAGIEATILQRLSLRGGYRFGDDTARWSAGVGASVPAGTLSIGFDYAYVDYDLLPSVHRFGIAVAF, encoded by the coding sequence ATGAGACGATATGCATTGATCTGTGTCGCAGCAATCATGACCGCGGGTATGCTTCACGCCCAGAACCCCAATCTCGGCACGTCCGGAGCGCTGTTCCTGAAGATCCCGGTCGGCCCCAGGGCCGCCGCGCTCGGCGGTGCATTCACATCGTCCGGCGACGACGCCAGCTCCCTGTTCTGGAACCCTGCCGGCACCGTGGGCGTCAAGGGGAGCGCGCTGATCGCATCGCACGAAGAATGGTGGGCCGGCACCCGGCTCAACCACGCTGCGTTCGTGCAGTCGTTCGGTGAGATCGGATCGTTCGGACTCTCGTTCACCACGATGAGCATGGACAAACTTTCCGTCACGACAGAGGAAGACCCGGAAGGATCTTCCGGGCTCACGTTCGACGCACAGGACCTGATGCTCGGGATCACATACGCCCGGGACCTGACCGAGGATTTCAGTGTCGGCATCACCGCAAAGTACATCCACCAGCGCATCTGGAACGAGAGTGCCAGCGGCCTCGCCATTGACATAGGCACCCTGTACCATATCGGATTTCGTGACCTCAAACTCGGCATGAGCGTCACGAACTTCGGTGGGGACCTCACGTTCGAAGGACGCGATCTCCTGGTCGACTACGACGCGAGGTCCACGACAGCCACCGAACGGCTGTTGCCCGCCCAGATCCAGGCGGAAGGGTATCCCCTTCCGCTGCAGTTCCAGGTGGGCCTCTCAGTGTCGCCCTATATCAGCGACGAATTCTCGGTGCTCGTCGCAGCCGACGTCGTCCATCCGAACGACAACGACGAGCTTGTTTGCGCAGGGATCGAAGCGACCATCCTGCAGCGCCTTTCCCTCCGGGGAGGATACCGCTTCGGGGATGACACCGCGCGATGGTCTGCAGGCGTCGGCGCGTCGGTTCCGGCGGGCACTCTGAGCATCGGATTCGACTACGCGTATGTGGACTACGATCTCCTCCCGTCCGTCCATCGGTTCGGCATTGCCGTGGCGTTCTAG
- a CDS encoding TonB-dependent receptor — protein MRSLLYLTLAVVLFCSTLIAGTTGKIAGTVTEQGHGEPLAGANVTVVGTRLGASTGPDGSYFILNVPPGVYDLRVTLIGYASTTVKNVRVEVDRTTKIDIQAASSSVDFDEVVIRAVAPPFQRDATASVSVISSEQIANLPAKDFSEILALQAGVSGSGNNLYIRGGRSNEVAYLIDGMYVKDPVLGSRGTTIHNDAISELQLMSGTFNAEYGGAMSGVVNIVTKEGGKQFSGFLEGRTSDFFLKPFSTYHENRYTGSLSGPIMGDELGFYLSGERDSRGSWLPFGSDHTISLIGKLTARPIAAVKSNLTWRYTEEENHPYNHRWKYIPDQYLRVRDKSRQAILGITHTVSPSFFYDVRASYFSQSYYSGIDKDTAEYIPVGGYEYAASAGNAHEFYSLQDPVSMTRNSTTTIDIKGDGTWQANSWNEIRVGFEFKKHSIDFFDVYDPKRVNPYITSFQQNPLEGSAYIQDQIALAALVVNLGLRYDYVNQRSPFRSNPLDPTSIIQSRPKQQWSPRLGVAHPISDRTSLHFSYGRFFQNPDYFRLFENSQYDIGTKDPLFGQPDLDPERTTAYEVGISHQFTDALSGSFTAAYKDVAGLIGTQYYSPYVGGRYVAYSVYVNEAYANIKSFEVRLNMRRVGYVGGMITYTYSVARGSASSEQEDYPGTTESTLLYPLNWDRTHMFNMNLVFGIPDGDGPAIFGAYPLENTTLDVLVKAASGEPYTPSARRSNYIPKNSGRMPATFSVDLEASKSFTIGPLSFDAFVEVLNLTNARNVVYVWSDTGDPDVTYDGGHSLEYQLDPSNYGPPRRMRIGARLKF, from the coding sequence ATGAGATCACTTCTGTATCTGACCCTGGCAGTGGTGCTGTTCTGCTCCACGCTCATTGCCGGCACAACGGGCAAGATCGCCGGCACCGTGACCGAGCAGGGCCACGGAGAACCGCTGGCCGGCGCGAACGTCACCGTCGTCGGCACCCGCCTCGGCGCATCCACCGGGCCGGACGGATCGTATTTCATTCTCAACGTTCCGCCCGGCGTGTACGATCTCCGCGTCACGTTGATCGGGTACGCCTCCACAACGGTCAAGAACGTCAGGGTCGAGGTCGACCGGACCACGAAGATCGACATTCAGGCAGCATCATCGTCGGTCGATTTCGACGAGGTCGTCATCCGGGCCGTCGCTCCTCCCTTCCAACGCGATGCCACGGCATCCGTCTCCGTGATAAGCAGCGAACAGATCGCCAACCTTCCCGCGAAGGACTTCTCCGAGATCCTGGCCCTGCAGGCAGGCGTGTCGGGCTCGGGGAACAACCTGTACATTCGCGGCGGACGCAGCAACGAGGTCGCGTATCTCATCGACGGCATGTACGTCAAAGATCCCGTCCTCGGGTCACGCGGGACCACGATCCACAATGACGCGATCTCCGAGCTCCAGCTGATGAGCGGCACGTTCAATGCCGAATATGGTGGAGCGATGAGCGGCGTCGTGAACATCGTGACCAAAGAAGGCGGGAAGCAATTCTCCGGGTTCCTGGAGGGGCGGACGAGCGACTTCTTCCTGAAGCCCTTCTCGACGTACCATGAGAACCGCTATACCGGGTCACTGAGCGGACCGATCATGGGCGACGAGCTCGGATTCTATCTCAGCGGGGAGCGGGATTCCCGCGGGAGCTGGCTCCCCTTCGGGTCCGATCACACGATCTCCCTCATCGGCAAGCTCACCGCACGACCGATCGCAGCCGTGAAGTCCAATCTGACCTGGCGCTACACGGAAGAAGAGAATCACCCGTACAACCACCGGTGGAAATACATCCCGGACCAGTACCTCCGGGTGCGGGACAAAAGCCGCCAGGCGATCCTCGGCATCACGCATACGGTCTCCCCCTCCTTCTTCTATGATGTCCGGGCCTCGTACTTCTCCCAGTCGTACTATTCCGGCATCGACAAGGACACCGCGGAGTACATCCCCGTTGGCGGCTACGAATACGCCGCCTCCGCGGGCAACGCGCATGAGTTCTACTCGTTGCAGGACCCCGTCTCGATGACGAGGAACAGCACAACGACGATCGACATCAAAGGCGACGGCACGTGGCAGGCGAATTCGTGGAACGAGATCCGTGTGGGGTTTGAATTCAAAAAGCACTCGATCGACTTCTTTGACGTGTACGATCCCAAACGCGTGAATCCGTACATCACGTCCTTCCAGCAGAATCCTCTGGAGGGCTCGGCCTACATCCAGGACCAGATCGCCCTGGCGGCACTCGTGGTCAACCTTGGCCTCCGGTACGACTACGTGAATCAGCGCTCTCCCTTCCGTTCGAACCCGCTCGACCCGACCTCGATCATCCAATCGCGGCCGAAGCAACAATGGAGCCCCCGCCTCGGCGTTGCGCACCCGATCAGCGACCGCACGTCGTTGCATTTCTCGTACGGGAGGTTCTTCCAGAACCCCGACTATTTCCGCTTGTTCGAGAATTCGCAGTACGACATTGGCACCAAGGATCCCCTGTTCGGCCAACCCGATCTGGATCCGGAGCGGACCACCGCGTATGAGGTCGGCATCAGCCACCAGTTCACCGATGCACTATCCGGCTCGTTCACCGCTGCGTACAAGGACGTGGCCGGGCTGATCGGAACCCAGTACTACAGCCCCTATGTTGGGGGACGCTATGTCGCGTACTCGGTCTACGTGAATGAGGCATACGCGAATATCAAGTCGTTCGAGGTGCGGCTGAACATGCGCCGCGTCGGGTACGTGGGAGGCATGATCACGTACACCTACTCCGTCGCCAGGGGAAGCGCATCGTCGGAGCAGGAAGATTATCCGGGGACGACCGAGTCCACGCTGCTGTACCCGCTCAATTGGGACCGGACGCACATGTTCAACATGAACCTGGTCTTCGGCATCCCCGACGGGGACGGTCCCGCCATCTTCGGCGCATACCCTCTGGAGAACACGACGCTGGACGTCCTGGTGAAAGCCGCCAGCGGGGAGCCGTACACACCCTCGGCACGCAGGAGCAATTACATCCCCAAGAACTCCGGCCGGATGCCCGCAACGTTCTCGGTCGACCTCGAGGCCAGCAAGTCCTTCACGATCGGCCCCCTCTCCTTCGATGCCTTCGTTGAGGTCTTGAACCTGACGAACGCCAGGAATGTCGTGTACGTCTGGTCCGACACCGGCGATCCGGATGTGACGTATGACGGAGGGCACTCCCTGGAGTATCAGCTCGATCCGAGCAACTATGGTCCGCCGCGCCGGATGCGTATCGGCGCGCGCCTGAAATTCTGA
- a CDS encoding MurR/RpiR family transcriptional regulator — protein sequence MTRKSKGERETPIDLPLLVQSAYPHLPENQRKVADVLLERIREVPFLSVIELEGLSGTSKATVVRLAQSLGFSGYHELRERVREGAQSEISEARTFPLLSEETDEETFTTVARQDVQNINQTITQIDREVFARVTQMFLTASRVYTFGLGISSLLARVLSYSLNQVAVRSTPFAHEHETFFEQIHQVTPSDVAVAFSFHPYSRETIDTAQALAAKGVPVVAVTDRVTSPVAFVSTAVLPIASQNRLFTNSISAVSVLINALTTEVALRSKNRATDNLRKTEDLLQQAGHYFTE from the coding sequence ATGACACGCAAAAGTAAAGGGGAGCGGGAGACCCCTATCGATCTCCCGCTTCTCGTCCAGTCCGCGTATCCTCACCTCCCGGAGAACCAGCGCAAGGTAGCCGACGTGCTGCTCGAGCGGATCCGGGAGGTTCCTTTCCTTTCGGTGATCGAACTGGAGGGCCTGAGCGGCACGAGCAAGGCAACGGTGGTGCGGCTCGCGCAAAGCCTCGGGTTCTCCGGGTATCACGAACTGAGGGAACGGGTGCGCGAAGGTGCCCAGTCGGAGATCTCCGAGGCCAGGACCTTCCCGCTCCTGTCGGAGGAAACCGATGAGGAGACGTTCACGACGGTGGCACGCCAGGATGTGCAGAACATCAATCAAACGATCACCCAGATCGACCGCGAGGTCTTCGCCCGGGTGACGCAGATGTTCCTCACGGCGTCCAGGGTGTACACCTTCGGCCTGGGCATCTCCTCTCTGCTCGCACGGGTGCTGTCGTATTCGCTCAACCAGGTGGCGGTACGCTCGACGCCGTTCGCGCACGAGCACGAAACCTTTTTCGAACAGATCCATCAGGTCACGCCATCGGATGTCGCCGTCGCATTCTCGTTCCACCCGTATTCACGGGAGACGATCGACACGGCACAGGCGCTGGCGGCAAAAGGGGTCCCCGTCGTGGCGGTGACCGACCGGGTAACCTCGCCGGTCGCCTTTGTCAGTACAGCAGTGCTGCCGATCGCCAGTCAGAATCGGCTCTTTACCAACTCCATCTCCGCCGTCTCCGTGCTGATCAATGCTCTGACCACGGAGGTCGCCCTGCGCAGCAAGAACCGGGCGACCGACAATCTGAGGAAGACGGAAGATCTGCTCCAGCAAGCGGGACACTACTTCACTGAGTAG
- a CDS encoding T9SS type A sorting domain-containing protein, with translation MPGFDSPVGAGVNGSFFNLNFGSPTLNPKSSITYTVAYLYATSLAELRTVAAAAVARYNLATSVETANAQIPDRFSLSQNYPNPFNPSTVISLQLPVSGQAKLVVFDLLGREVATLTNGYLAAGEHSFRFDGSKLSSGIYFCRLTAGSFVATTKMVLQK, from the coding sequence ATGCCGGGCTTTGACTCCCCGGTCGGCGCGGGCGTGAATGGTTCGTTCTTCAATCTGAACTTCGGCTCCCCGACGTTAAACCCCAAGAGCTCTATCACGTATACGGTTGCATACCTGTACGCGACCAGCCTTGCGGAACTCCGCACCGTCGCCGCTGCAGCGGTTGCACGCTACAACCTGGCGACATCGGTCGAAACTGCGAACGCCCAGATCCCCGACCGCTTCTCGCTGAGCCAGAACTACCCCAATCCGTTCAACCCATCGACCGTGATCAGCCTTCAGCTCCCGGTCTCCGGACAGGCGAAGCTGGTCGTATTCGATCTGCTGGGTCGGGAAGTGGCAACGCTCACCAACGGCTACCTCGCCGCCGGTGAACACTCGTTCCGGTTCGACGGCAGCAAGCTGTCCAGTGGCATCTACTTCTGTCGCCTCACCGCGGGCTCGTTCGTCGCGACCACCAAGATGGTCCTGCAGAAGTGA
- the yfcC gene encoding putative basic amino acid antiporter YfcC, whose translation MKQSFTFNTLVMIYAVVVLVAIATWFVPGGEYKRETHDGRTLVVPGSFTYAPSAPQGIGAIFTAPVKGFLQASSIIVFVFIIGGAFAVVQKTGAVAVSVQRIGYTFAHKPHLQKFFIPVTMTLFSIGGTVFGMSEEVMPFVLIFIPLAISLGYDSLVGTAIPFLGAAAGFAGATLNPFTVGIAQGIAEVPLYSGLEYRVVVWVISTASMITFVMLYANRIRKDPARSPVADLDQQRKHDFQLSGDAEVRFTVRQRIVLITFVLTIVTLVFGILRYEWFITEIAGLFLALGIVAGALGGLKAGEITESFKDGAKDMMGVAFIIGLARALLVIANDGRVMDTLLYGLASVISGLHPILAAQVMFIAHGVINFFVHSGSGQAAMTMPIMAPLSDVVGVSRQTAVLAFQFGDGWVNPILPTSGVTMGVLGLAGIPWERWFKWMLPVQIYFFIIALLLLIPPFLFNYH comes from the coding sequence ATGAAACAGTCCTTTACCTTCAATACGCTCGTCATGATCTACGCGGTCGTCGTCCTCGTGGCGATCGCGACGTGGTTCGTCCCCGGTGGTGAATATAAGCGCGAGACCCATGACGGCCGGACGCTCGTGGTCCCGGGCTCCTTCACCTACGCACCCAGCGCGCCTCAGGGCATCGGCGCCATTTTCACCGCCCCGGTCAAAGGCTTCCTGCAGGCATCCTCCATCATTGTGTTCGTCTTTATCATCGGCGGCGCGTTCGCCGTCGTGCAAAAGACCGGGGCAGTCGCCGTTTCGGTGCAACGCATCGGCTACACCTTCGCGCACAAACCGCACCTCCAGAAGTTCTTCATCCCTGTCACCATGACCCTCTTCTCCATCGGGGGGACGGTGTTCGGTATGTCCGAGGAGGTCATGCCGTTCGTCCTGATCTTCATCCCCCTGGCGATCTCGCTTGGCTACGACTCGCTCGTGGGAACAGCGATCCCCTTTCTCGGTGCGGCCGCCGGCTTCGCGGGTGCAACACTGAACCCCTTCACGGTGGGCATCGCCCAGGGCATTGCCGAAGTGCCGCTCTACTCCGGCCTGGAATACCGGGTGGTCGTCTGGGTGATCAGCACGGCGTCCATGATCACGTTCGTCATGCTCTATGCGAACAGGATCCGCAAGGATCCGGCGCGCAGCCCCGTGGCGGATCTCGACCAGCAGCGGAAACATGACTTCCAATTGTCCGGCGATGCCGAGGTCCGCTTCACCGTCCGGCAACGCATCGTGCTCATCACCTTCGTCCTCACGATCGTCACACTCGTCTTCGGCATCCTTCGCTACGAATGGTTCATCACCGAGATCGCCGGGCTGTTCCTCGCCCTCGGCATCGTTGCCGGCGCTCTGGGCGGACTCAAGGCAGGTGAGATCACCGAGAGTTTCAAGGACGGGGCGAAGGACATGATGGGCGTCGCGTTCATCATCGGCCTGGCCCGTGCGCTGCTGGTGATCGCCAACGACGGCAGGGTCATGGATACGCTTCTCTACGGCCTCGCGAGCGTCATTTCCGGCCTGCACCCGATCCTCGCCGCGCAGGTCATGTTCATCGCCCACGGGGTCATCAACTTCTTCGTGCATTCCGGATCGGGGCAGGCGGCGATGACCATGCCGATCATGGCACCGCTCTCCGACGTCGTGGGTGTCAGCCGTCAGACCGCCGTGCTCGCATTCCAGTTCGGTGATGGATGGGTCAATCCCATCCTTCCCACCTCGGGGGTCACCATGGGCGTCCTCGGGCTCGCGGGCATCCCGTGGGAACGATGGTTCAAGTGGATGCTCCCCGTTCAGATCTATTTCTTCATCATTGCGTTGCTACTCCTCATACCACCCTTTCTGTTCAACTATCACTGA